The following proteins are encoded in a genomic region of Mycobacterium kiyosense:
- a CDS encoding LLM class F420-dependent oxidoreductase produces the protein MVAKDFRFGLSLRFFKSRDALVDTAKRAEDSGFDILCVPDHLGAAAPFPTLTAAAMVTTTLRLSMYVLNAAFYKPALLSRDLGCLDLISDQRVEVGLGTGYVREEFEAAELPYPSAGARVDYLEHMTKCLSEHHPKMPILIAGNGDRVLTLAARYADIVGLTGARVREADDPLTERVEFVRAAAGDRFDSLELNLAVTAMPRAGETVPDLAMTRRYSPGMSDEELLAMHSVLTGSPGAIADTLREYRDKYGVTSITVQDNNLQNFAKVIDKLR, from the coding sequence TTGGTGGCCAAGGACTTTCGGTTCGGGTTGAGCCTGCGATTCTTCAAGTCCCGCGATGCTCTGGTGGACACCGCCAAGCGCGCCGAGGATTCGGGGTTCGACATACTCTGTGTGCCGGACCATCTCGGTGCGGCGGCACCGTTTCCGACGCTGACCGCAGCCGCCATGGTCACCACGACGCTGCGGCTGAGCATGTATGTGCTCAACGCCGCCTTCTACAAGCCGGCCCTACTGAGCCGAGACCTGGGTTGTCTGGACTTGATCAGCGACCAGCGTGTCGAGGTCGGGCTCGGAACTGGTTATGTCCGTGAGGAATTCGAGGCGGCCGAGCTGCCATACCCCAGCGCCGGAGCACGCGTCGACTACCTCGAGCACATGACGAAATGCCTCAGTGAGCATCACCCGAAGATGCCGATCCTGATCGCCGGCAACGGTGACCGGGTGCTGACCCTTGCTGCGCGTTATGCCGACATCGTCGGGTTGACCGGGGCCCGGGTGCGCGAGGCCGACGACCCGCTGACCGAACGCGTCGAGTTCGTCCGGGCCGCTGCCGGCGACCGCTTCGACTCGCTGGAGCTGAACCTCGCGGTGACGGCGATGCCACGTGCTGGGGAGACCGTGCCCGACTTGGCGATGACGCGGCGCTACTCGCCGGGGATGTCGGACGAGGAGCTGCTGGCGATGCACTCGGTGCTCACCGGGTCGCCGGGTGCGATCGCCGACACGCTGCGGGAATACCGGGACAAGTACGGCGTGACGTCGATTACCGTGCAGGACAACAACCTCCAGAATTTCGCGAAGGTGATCGACAAGCTGCGCTGA
- the pstS3_2 gene encoding phosphate-binding protein PstS 3, with product MKLNRFGAALSVLASGALVLSACGSDNNNAGGGSSGASGSASSGNVSCGGKKALKASGSSAQNNAMTRFVKAFESACPGQTLNYTANGSGAGISEFTGNQTDFGGSDSPLTQDQAAAAQQRCGGAPAWNLPVVFGPIAVTYNVGGVSSLNLDGPTLAKIFNGGVKKWNDPAIAALNPGTNLPGTDIHVVFRSDESGTTDNFQHYLDAASNGAWGKGAGKSFQGGVGEGAKGNDGTSAAIKNTEGAITYNEWSFAQAQKLSIAKIITSAGPDAVAIGAESVGKTIGGATVKGQGNDLVLDTASFYRPTQPGSYPIVLATYEIVCSKYPDAAVGTAVKAFLQSTIGPGQNGLGDNGYAPIPDSFKSRLSTAVNAIS from the coding sequence TTGAAACTCAACCGATTTGGTGCTGCTCTGAGTGTGCTGGCATCAGGCGCGCTGGTGTTGTCGGCTTGTGGCAGCGACAACAACAACGCAGGCGGGGGCAGCTCAGGCGCGTCGGGCAGTGCGTCGTCGGGCAACGTGAGCTGCGGCGGCAAGAAGGCGCTGAAGGCCAGCGGTTCGTCCGCGCAGAACAACGCGATGACCCGCTTCGTCAAGGCATTCGAATCGGCTTGTCCCGGGCAGACGTTGAACTACACAGCCAACGGCTCCGGCGCCGGCATCAGCGAATTCACCGGCAACCAAACAGATTTCGGCGGTTCCGACTCTCCGCTTACCCAGGACCAGGCGGCCGCGGCCCAACAACGTTGCGGCGGTGCGCCGGCGTGGAACCTGCCGGTGGTGTTCGGCCCCATCGCGGTCACCTACAACGTCGGGGGAGTGAGCTCACTGAACCTCGACGGGCCCACCCTGGCCAAGATCTTCAACGGCGGCGTGAAGAAGTGGAACGACCCGGCAATCGCGGCCCTCAACCCCGGCACCAACCTGCCCGGAACGGACATCCACGTGGTGTTCCGCAGCGACGAGTCGGGAACCACGGACAACTTCCAGCACTATCTCGACGCCGCCTCCAACGGCGCATGGGGCAAAGGCGCCGGCAAGTCGTTCCAGGGCGGCGTCGGTGAAGGCGCCAAGGGCAACGACGGCACGTCGGCGGCCATCAAGAACACCGAGGGCGCCATCACCTACAACGAGTGGTCGTTCGCGCAGGCCCAGAAGCTGAGCATCGCGAAGATCATCACCTCGGCCGGACCGGACGCCGTCGCCATCGGCGCCGAGTCGGTGGGCAAGACCATCGGCGGCGCCACCGTCAAGGGCCAGGGCAACGACCTGGTGCTCGACACCGCCTCGTTCTACCGGCCCACCCAGCCCGGCTCCTACCCGATCGTGCTGGCCACCTACGAGATCGTCTGCTCGAAGTACCCCGACGCCGCCGTCGGAACCGCGGTGAAGGCATTCCTGCAGTCGACCATCGGACCCGGTCAAAATGGCTTGGGGGACAACGGGTATGCCCCGATCCCGGATTCCTTCAAGTCGAGGCTGTCGACCGCGGTCAACGCGATCTCCTGA
- the pstC2 gene encoding phosphate transport system permease protein PstC 2, whose amino-acid sequence MANPPLAKHALAEVDARASRRADRLFRSLAAAAGSTIVVAIVLIAVFLLLRAVPSLRANTVNFFTSARFDTTDDQKLAFGISDLLMVTVLSSITALALAVPIAVGIAVFVTQYAPKRLSRPFSAMVDLLAAVPSIIFGLWGIFVLAPKLEPLAEFLNRHLGWFFLFKSGNVSLAGGGTIFTASIVLAVMILPIITSVSREVFRQTPPMQIEAAQALGATKWEVVRTTVLPFGRSGVIAASMLGLGRALGETVAVLIILRSAARPGTWSLFDGGYTFASKIASAAAEFSRPLPTGAYISAGFALFVLTFVVNAAARAVAGGKVNG is encoded by the coding sequence GTGGCCAATCCCCCGCTGGCAAAGCATGCGCTAGCGGAGGTGGACGCGCGCGCGTCGCGGCGAGCCGATCGGTTGTTCAGATCGCTTGCCGCGGCCGCCGGTTCCACCATCGTGGTGGCGATCGTGTTGATTGCGGTGTTCCTGCTGCTACGGGCCGTCCCGTCGCTGCGCGCAAACACCGTCAACTTCTTCACCAGCGCGCGGTTCGACACCACCGACGACCAGAAGCTGGCGTTCGGGATCAGCGATCTGCTGATGGTCACGGTGCTCAGTTCCATCACCGCGCTGGCGCTCGCGGTGCCGATCGCCGTCGGCATCGCGGTCTTCGTCACGCAGTACGCACCGAAACGGCTGTCGCGGCCGTTCAGTGCGATGGTGGACCTGCTGGCCGCGGTGCCCTCGATCATCTTCGGGCTGTGGGGGATCTTCGTGCTGGCACCGAAGCTGGAGCCGCTGGCGGAGTTCCTCAACCGTCATCTGGGCTGGTTCTTCCTGTTCAAGAGCGGCAACGTGTCCCTGGCCGGCGGCGGCACGATCTTCACCGCGAGCATCGTGCTGGCCGTGATGATCCTGCCGATCATCACGTCGGTGTCACGCGAGGTGTTCCGGCAGACCCCGCCGATGCAGATCGAGGCGGCGCAAGCGCTCGGTGCGACCAAGTGGGAGGTGGTGCGCACCACAGTGCTGCCGTTCGGGCGCAGCGGTGTCATCGCCGCCTCGATGCTGGGCTTGGGTCGTGCGCTGGGTGAGACGGTGGCGGTGCTGATCATCCTGCGCTCGGCGGCGCGGCCCGGGACATGGTCGCTGTTCGACGGCGGCTACACGTTCGCCTCCAAGATCGCTTCTGCCGCAGCCGAATTCAGCCGGCCCCTGCCGACGGGGGCCTACATCTCGGCCGGCTTCGCATTGTTCGTCCTGACTTTCGTGGTCAACGCGGCAGCGCGCGCGGTCGCCGGCGGAAAGGTCAACGGATGA
- the mntH gene encoding divalent metal cation transporter MntH: MAQDVTTSDKASWYLLGPAFVAAIAYVDPGNVAANVSSGTQFGYLLLWVIVVANVMAGLVQYLSAKLGLVTGRSLPESIGDRMGRPARLVYWAQAEIVAMSTDVAEVIGGAIALRILFGLPLPLGGLITGVISLLLLMVKDRRGQRLFEVVITGLLLIIALGFTASFFVATPPAGEVVSGLLPRFHGTESVLLAAAILGATVMPHAVYLHSGLARDRHGQPAPGPDRRRLLRITRVDVGIAMVIAGGVNAAMLLVAAFNMRGHGDVGSIDAAYVAVRDTLGPTIAVLFAVGLLTSGLASSSVGAYAGAMIMQGLLHKSVPMALRRLVTVCPAIALLALDVDPTRALVISQVVLSFGIPFAVLPLVRLTGNRELMGADANHRLTTAIGWVVAVMISVLNVALIYLTVTG; encoded by the coding sequence TTGGCGCAGGACGTCACGACCTCGGACAAAGCAAGCTGGTACCTGCTGGGACCGGCGTTCGTCGCCGCAATCGCCTACGTCGACCCCGGCAACGTCGCCGCCAACGTCAGCTCCGGCACCCAATTCGGCTACCTGCTGTTATGGGTCATCGTCGTGGCCAACGTGATGGCCGGGCTGGTTCAGTACCTCTCGGCCAAGCTCGGCCTGGTCACCGGCCGCTCGCTGCCCGAATCGATCGGCGACCGGATGGGTCGGCCCGCGCGGCTGGTCTACTGGGCACAGGCCGAGATCGTCGCGATGTCGACGGATGTGGCCGAGGTGATCGGCGGGGCCATCGCACTGCGCATCCTGTTCGGGTTGCCGCTGCCGCTGGGCGGGCTGATCACCGGCGTGATCTCGTTGCTGCTGCTGATGGTCAAGGACCGTCGCGGCCAGCGGTTGTTCGAGGTGGTCATCACCGGGCTGCTGCTGATCATCGCGCTGGGCTTCACCGCCAGCTTCTTCGTCGCCACACCGCCGGCCGGCGAAGTCGTGTCCGGCCTGCTGCCACGCTTCCACGGCACCGAGAGCGTGTTGCTGGCCGCCGCGATCCTGGGGGCCACCGTGATGCCCCACGCGGTCTACCTGCACTCCGGGTTGGCCCGCGACCGGCACGGCCAGCCCGCGCCCGGGCCGGACCGCCGTCGACTGTTGCGCATCACCCGGGTGGACGTCGGGATCGCCATGGTGATCGCCGGCGGAGTCAACGCGGCGATGCTGCTGGTCGCCGCCTTCAACATGCGCGGGCACGGTGACGTCGGGTCCATCGATGCCGCCTACGTCGCGGTCCGAGACACGCTAGGCCCGACGATCGCGGTGCTGTTCGCGGTCGGTTTGTTGACTTCGGGTTTGGCGTCGTCGTCGGTGGGCGCCTACGCCGGCGCGATGATCATGCAGGGGCTGCTGCACAAGTCGGTGCCGATGGCGCTCCGCCGCCTGGTCACCGTCTGCCCCGCGATAGCGCTGTTGGCGCTGGACGTGGACCCCACCCGGGCACTGGTGATCTCCCAGGTGGTGCTGTCGTTCGGGATACCGTTCGCGGTGCTGCCGCTGGTCAGGCTCACCGGAAACCGGGAACTGATGGGCGCCGACGCCAACCACCGGTTGACAACGGCCATTGGCTGGGTGGTCGCGGTGATGATTAGTGTGCTCAACGTGGCGCTCATCTATCTGACGGTGACGGGCTGA
- the pstA1 gene encoding phosphate transport system permease protein PstA 1, with product MSQLSADALEQPVKAVVFRPLSLVRRIKNDIATTFFLASFVIALVPLVWVLAVVIIRGYHAVITADWWTHSLRGVLPEEFAGGVYHALYGTLVQAGVAGVIAVPLGLMTAVYLVEYGTGRLARVTTFMVDVLAGVPSIVAALFIFSLWIATLGFQQSAFAVSLALVLLMLPVVVRSTEEMLRLVPDELREASYALGVPKWKTIVRIVTPIAMPGIVSGVLLAVARVIGETAPVLVLVGYSRSINLDIFEGNMASLPLLIYTELTNPEHAGFLRVWGAALTLIILVAVINLIAAGMRLVATRSR from the coding sequence ATGAGCCAACTCAGCGCCGACGCGCTCGAGCAGCCCGTCAAGGCCGTCGTCTTCCGTCCGCTGAGCCTGGTTCGCCGGATCAAGAACGACATCGCCACGACCTTCTTCCTCGCGTCGTTCGTGATCGCGCTGGTGCCGCTGGTCTGGGTGCTCGCGGTGGTGATCATCCGCGGCTACCACGCCGTCATCACCGCGGACTGGTGGACCCACTCGCTGCGTGGGGTGTTGCCCGAGGAGTTCGCCGGCGGCGTCTACCACGCGCTGTACGGGACGTTGGTGCAGGCAGGTGTCGCGGGCGTGATCGCGGTGCCGCTCGGCTTGATGACCGCTGTCTACCTGGTCGAGTACGGCACCGGTCGGCTCGCCCGGGTGACCACGTTCATGGTGGACGTCCTCGCCGGCGTGCCCTCGATCGTGGCGGCGCTGTTCATCTTCAGCCTGTGGATCGCCACATTGGGATTCCAGCAGAGCGCGTTTGCGGTGTCGCTGGCCCTGGTCCTGCTGATGCTGCCGGTGGTGGTGCGCTCCACCGAGGAGATGCTGCGGTTGGTACCCGACGAACTACGAGAAGCCAGTTACGCCTTGGGCGTTCCGAAATGGAAGACGATCGTGCGGATCGTGACGCCCATCGCGATGCCGGGCATCGTGTCGGGCGTGCTGCTGGCGGTGGCCCGGGTGATCGGGGAAACCGCGCCGGTACTGGTGCTCGTCGGGTACAGCCGCTCGATCAACCTCGACATCTTCGAAGGCAACATGGCCTCGCTGCCGCTGCTGATCTACACCGAACTCACCAACCCCGAACACGCCGGGTTCCTGCGCGTGTGGGGAGCGGCGCTGACCCTGATCATCCTGGTGGCGGTGATCAACCTGATCGCCGCCGGGATGCGGTTGGTGGCCACGCGGTCGCGCTGA
- a CDS encoding hypothetical protein (frameshifted, insertion at around 5389037): MTQPTQTTTPLDLTALPALRRYLASLPLEERARATARLSALSGDDLLSLGVSEPQPSEFDYAVDQVDGAIPAELCGTLYRNGPGRWQDHTGRPLHHLFDGDGMLSAFTIRDGAVHYRNRYVRTRHYQGKGGVTHLGTAAPGGWRANIGKTPPNLANTNIVEHAGRLYALWEGGAPYEINPDTLETVGPRRFGGELARMGAYSAHPSICPRTGDMYNFGVEFIPRPHLRIYHTDPKGSLRYLRSARLPYLAMTHDFAITERYLVFLVSPIIPDLMSVALGRKPIGDALRYRPEKGTAFILVPRDGGEIRRIESPAVLQFHLSNAYDDGDEVVVDAVTYEKPAAAQEYRTFSDHAAARITLEADPIPAHQIWTRASRNAERQHL, from the coding sequence GTGACGCAACCGACGCAGACCACGACCCCGCTCGACCTGACCGCACTACCGGCGCTACGCCGGTATCTGGCGTCGCTGCCGTTGGAGGAGCGAGCCAGGGCCACCGCGCGGCTCTCGGCGTTGTCCGGCGACGACCTGCTCAGCCTCGGCGTCAGCGAACCCCAACCCAGCGAATTCGACTACGCGGTGGACCAGGTCGACGGCGCCATCCCCGCCGAACTGTGCGGCACGCTCTACCGCAACGGCCCCGGCCGCTGGCAGGACCACACGGGCCGGCCGCTGCACCACCTCTTCGACGGCGACGGCATGCTCTCGGCGTTCACCATCCGCGATGGTGCAGTGCACTATCGGAACCGCTACGTACGTACCCGGCACTACCAGGGCAAGGGCGGCGTCACCCATCTGGGCACCGCGGCGCCGGGCGGCTGGCGGGCCAACATCGGCAAGACGCCGCCAAACCTGGCCAATACCAACATCGTCGAGCACGCTGGCCGCCTCTACGCGCTGTGGGAGGGCGGGGCTCCCTACGAGATCAACCCTGACACGCTGGAAACCGTTGGGCCACGCCGATTCGGCGGAGAGTTGGCCAGGATGGGCGCCTATTCCGCGCATCCGAGCATATGTCCTCGCACCGGCGACATGTACAACTTCGGTGTCGAATTCATTCCGCGTCCGCACCTTCGCATCTACCACACCGACCCGAAGGGCAGCCTGCGATATTTGCGTTCGGCGCGGCTGCCCTATCTGGCCATGACGCACGACTTCGCCATCACCGAGCGCTACCTGGTGTTCCTGGTATCGCCGATCATCCCGGACCTTATGTCGGTTGCGTTGGGCCGCAAGCCGATCGGCGACGCGCTGCGTTACCGCCCCGAGAAGGGCACTGCGTTCATCCTCGTGCCCCGCGACGGCGGGGAGATCCGCCGCATTGAGTCGCCGGCAGTCCTGCAATTCCACCTCAGCAACGCCTACGACGACGGCGACGAAGTCGTTGTCGACGCAGTCACCTACGAAAAACCCGCAGCTGCTCAGGAGTATCGCACGTTTTCAGACCACGCCGCTGCGCGAATCACCCTCGAAGCTGACCCGATTCCGGCTCACCAAATTTGGACGCGTGCTTCGAGAAACGCTGAGCGACAGCATCTGTGA
- a CDS encoding putative oxidoreductase, producing the protein MILDRFRLDDKIAVITGAGRGLGAAIALAFAEAGADVVIASRTRSQLDEVAEQVRAAGRRAHVVAADLARPEETEKLAAVAVEAFGKLDIVVNNVGGSMPNTLLTTSTKELRDAFTFNVATAHALTVAAVPLILEHSGGGSIINITSAIGRLAGRGFAAYGTAKAALTHYTRLTALDLCPRIRVNAIAPGSILTSALDVVANNDELRKPMEQATPLRRLGDPLDIAAAAVYLASPAGGFLTGKTLEVDGGLTFPNLTIPVPDL; encoded by the coding sequence GTGATCCTCGACAGGTTCCGACTCGACGACAAGATCGCCGTCATCACCGGCGCGGGCCGCGGCCTGGGCGCGGCCATCGCACTGGCGTTCGCCGAGGCGGGCGCCGACGTGGTGATCGCGTCGCGCACCCGGTCGCAGTTGGACGAGGTCGCCGAGCAGGTGCGCGCCGCCGGGCGCCGTGCCCACGTGGTGGCCGCGGACCTGGCTCGCCCCGAGGAGACCGAGAAGCTCGCCGCGGTGGCCGTCGAGGCATTCGGGAAGCTGGACATCGTCGTCAACAACGTCGGGGGCAGCATGCCGAACACGCTGCTGACCACGTCGACCAAAGAGCTCAGGGACGCGTTCACGTTCAACGTCGCCACCGCCCATGCGCTCACCGTCGCCGCGGTGCCGCTGATCCTCGAGCATTCCGGCGGCGGCAGCATCATCAACATCACCTCGGCCATCGGCCGGCTGGCCGGGCGCGGCTTCGCCGCCTATGGCACCGCCAAAGCCGCGCTGACGCACTACACGCGATTGACGGCACTGGACTTGTGCCCCCGCATCCGGGTGAACGCGATCGCGCCGGGATCGATCCTGACCTCCGCACTCGACGTGGTGGCCAACAACGACGAGCTGCGCAAACCGATGGAACAGGCGACGCCGTTGCGCCGCCTCGGTGATCCGCTTGACATCGCCGCTGCCGCAGTCTATTTGGCGTCGCCCGCGGGTGGTTTCCTGACCGGCAAGACGCTGGAGGTCGACGGCGGCCTCACCTTCCCCAATCTCACGATCCCCGTCCCGGATCTGTAA
- a CDS encoding hypothetical protein (frameshifted, insertion at around 5389007) produces the protein MPHRYAYFTSRRHLSSLYDSITKVDLSDHSENTYTAAGAGNSFCEPVFVPRPDASAEDEGWLLTVEYQARQHVSRLVILDARDPSSGPVATAQLTHHIPQGFHGNFAPRPAPA, from the coding sequence ATGCCACACCGTTACGCCTACTTCACCAGCCGCCGGCACTTGTCGTCGCTGTACGACTCGATCACCAAGGTCGACCTCAGCGACCACTCCGAGAACACCTACACCGCGGCGGGCGCCGGCAACAGCTTCTGCGAACCGGTGTTCGTCCCTCGTCCCGATGCGTCCGCCGAGGACGAAGGCTGGCTGCTCACCGTCGAATATCAAGCTCGGCAACATGTGTCCCGACTGGTGATCCTGGACGCGCGTGATCCCAGCAGCGGACCGGTCGCCACTGCTCAGCTCACCCACCACATCCCGCAGGGGTTCCACGGCAACTTTGCGCCACGACCAGCCCCAGCCTGA